Proteins from one Primulina huaijiensis isolate GDHJ02 chromosome 18, ASM1229523v2, whole genome shotgun sequence genomic window:
- the LOC140964214 gene encoding putative F-box/LRR-repeat protein At5g38386 translates to MMHACIAGIVCLAFLCGGFRVLEYGTRRRRLKVLPVVTHHKHVIDVDTVVEGREDRISRLPDDVISLIVSRLYTRDAVRTSVLSRRWKHVYTFVSEVRFYCFMTRHSHLKGKKLREFLKKFVQAVDTFLQHHSGSRIKSFDLVCCFRGCNLDSLRILTNYVGRLGVERLTIRYCCTDHGQKSIPPVFLSKILN, encoded by the exons atGATGCACGCTTGTATAGCCG GAATTGTTTGTTTGGCGTTTTTATGCGGCGGATTCAGGGTTTTGGAGTATGGAACGAGGCGCCGTCGGTTGAAG GTGCTTCCTGTAGTTACTCATCACAAGCATGTTATTGATGTTGATACTGTCGTAGAGGGGAGAGAAGATAGGATTAGTCGATTGCCAGATGATGTGATATCGTTGATTGTCTCACGATTATATACGAGAGATGCTGTTAGGACAAGCGTTCTGTCAAGGCGATGGAAGCATGTTTACACCTTTGTCTCAGAAGtcagattttattgttttatgaCTCGTCATTCTCATCTCAAGGGCAAAAAGTTGAGGGAGTTTCTAAAAAAGTTTGTCCAAGCAGTGGATACCTTTTTACAACATCATTCTGGTTCTAGAATAAAGTCCTTTGACTTGGTTTGTTGTTTTCGTGGATGCAACTTGGACAGTTTGAGAATATTGACGAATTATGTTGGCAGATTGGGAGTGGAAAGGCTTACCATTCGATATTGTTGTACAGACCATGGGCAAAAGAGCATCCCTCCTGTTTTCCTCTCAAAGATCTTGAATTGA